AAAATTTTTCGCTTTTTCTGGTATGATAATGATTGCCTCTTGTAATGCCGGGCTTTGTTGTAGAGAACGATACCTGCCCCGCTTCTTCAAACTTATAAACCTCTACAAAACTCCCTCTGTCATCGCTGCTTGATTTGAGGTTTTTCTGCCAATCGCTTGAATCCATATAAGTAACGAAAGTATTGTACAGATCTCGTTCAAAATCACTGGAAAATGAGGGCACAAAACCATCTGAGTAGGCTCTCTTGAAGCGCTGGAGCAGCTCCAATATTTCTGACACCCTAACGCCCTCGACTCTTGGCTTTATGTGCTCCACCCTGCAGCCTGAAGTATTTTCTCTGATAAGCCCGCAAATATCATCAACCAGATAGTTGATGTGAATCATACTGAGCTGGCCGTCAACCTTTATCTCAGGCTGCTCGCCGCGTGCAACCTGATGGCAAAACGTTGCTACAACAGAATTGTAAAACGGCTTCCCTCCATCCCCGAATACGTTGGGAACAACCATAGAAACTCCTGCGGAATCATGCTCACCGCACCATTTCTCCAGAATCTGCATAGCCG
This window of the Sedimentisphaera salicampi genome carries:
- a CDS encoding NAD-dependent epimerase/dehydratase family protein translates to MNVGITGKSGFVGGHLEKRLAREEDIEVLPFEDSYYDDERKLIDFASNADVIVHLAGVNRDEPDVIYNKNIELMQKLLDAADRSGSKPKILFSSTTQIERDNPYGKGKLAAMQILEKWCGEHDSAGVSMVVPNVFGDGGKPFYNSVVATFCHQVARGEQPEIKVDGQLSMIHINYLVDDICGLIRENTSGCRVEHIKPRVEGVRVSEILELLQRFKRAYSDGFVPSFSSDFERDLYNTFVTYMDSSDWQKNLKSSSDDRGSFVEVYKFEEAGQVSFSTTKPGITRGNHYHTRKSEKFCVVSGKASIKLRRIGTEKIIEYNVSGDEPSWVEMPVNYTHNITNTGKTELVTLFWISEPFDPKDPDTFYEEV